Genomic window (Tardiphaga sp. vice304):
CATCGCGCGCGCCATGCCGGTCATCTCGATCAAGAGACCCAGGAACACGAACAGCGGCACCGACAGCAGGATCAAATGGCTCATGCCCTCGTCCATGCGACCGACCAGCACCATGATCGGCGTGTTGGTGGTCAGCGCCATGTAGCCGAAGATGGCCAGACCGAAGCCGAAGGCGATCGGCACGCCGGCGAACACGCACAGGCCGACCACGCCGACGAAGAAGATGATCAGGTTGAGATTGCCGAGTGTGCGCAGCAGCGGCTGCGCCAGCCAGAACGCGCCCATGATGGCGATCACCGTCGCCAGCGCCAACAGCATCGTGCGCCGGTCGCCGTAGCGGGCGAGGCGAAGCAGGGCGAACAATGCCATGATGGTGATGCCGACCGGCAGCGCGGCGGCGCGGAACGAGTTGGCGATCTGCAGCGCCGGCGTGGTGATGTAGCTTTCCTCATAGGCGTATTCGTAGGACGGCGCGACGATCATCAGCAGGAAGGCCAGCGCCGAGATGGTGGCGACGACATCGAGGAAAGCCCAAATCCGCGGCCCGGCCATGGCGACCAAAGCCGTCATCCGCATGTGCTCGCCGCGCCGGAACGCGACCGCCGAGCCCAGCATCGCCAGCCACAGGAACAGGATCGACGCCAGTTCGTCCGACCACACCAGTGGTCGGTGCACCACGTAGCGCGCCACCACTCCGGCGAACAAAATGATGATCTCGGCGACCACCAGCAGCGCGGCCGGCACCTCGACCAGCCGCGCCAGAATCGACTCCAGCGAGGTAAGGAACGCGCGCGGGCGAGGGACCTCCGCGGTCACCTCGCCCGCCTCCGGAGCCGCGATATCGGCATGGGCCATGAAGCGCTACGCCAGCTTGCCGACGGATTTCTCCAGCAGCTCCCACGCCTGCTCGCCGTATTTGCCCTTCCATTCCGCGTAGAACCCGGCCTGGCGCAGCTTGTCGCGGAACGGCGCCACGGTGGGCTGGTTGAAGATCAGGCCCTTGGCGGTCAGGTCCTCGCGCACGTTGGCGTTGAGCTTGGCGGTATCGACGCGCTCGTTGACCGCGGCGGCGTTGATGTTCTTGGCCACGATGGTGCGCAGGTCGGCCGGCAGTTTTTCCCAAGCGCGGCGGTTGGCGAGGAACCAGAAACCGTCCCACATGTGGTTGGTCATCGAGCAGTATTTCTGCACTTCGTACAGCTTGGCGGTGGAGATCAGCGCCAGCGGATTTTCCTGGCCCTCGACGACCCGCGTCTGCAGCGCGGAATACACTTCGCTGAAATTGATGGAGGCGGGCGACGCATCGAACGCCTTGAACATCGAGGTCCACAAAGGCGATACCGGCACCCGGATCTTGAAGCCCTTGAAGTCCTCGGGGCCATTGATCGGCCGCGACGACGACGTGGTCTGACGGAAGCCGTTGTCCCAGATCTTGTCCATCACAACGAGGTTCGCCTTGGTGATCTCGCCGCGCACATAGGCTCCGAGATCGCCGTCCATGGCCTTCCAGACGGTGTCGTAATCCGGGAACGCGAAGCCGATGCCGTTGATCGAGGCCGCCGGCACCAGGGTCGCCAGGATCAGGCCGGACAACGTGAAGAACTCGACGCCGCCGGAGCGGATCTGGCTCAGCATGTCGGTGTCGGAGCCGAGCTGGTTGTTCGGGAAAACCTGCAAATCGACGCGGCCCTGGGTCTCGGCCTTGATCGCCGCCGACATTTCGCGGGCGCGGACGTTGAGCGGATGGGTGTCGGGCAGGTTGTTGGCATATTTGTAGACGAATTCGGCGCTCTGGGCGCGCGCCACGAACGGCATGCCGACGCCACCCAGCACAGTCGCTGCGGCAGACGCTTTCAATATCGTACGACGTGAAATGCTCATGCGGATTCTCCCTGACTTTTATTGTTGGCTGGGATCTCAGGGATCCCTTGCTGTCTGGTCATCATGGTATCGATGAGCGGTCAAGTTGTTTCGGCTTTGGATGGTAGCCAGTCCGCCGTGGCAAGGTGGTCACGACGATGGCAACGCGCGCGATGCTGGCGCAGCGGCGTCGAACGCAGCCAGGCAGCGCCGGTGCCGAACCCATTCGGTGGTCAGCCATATGGACGGCAGCGGCGAGGCTGCCGCACGCAACGAGGCTGCAACCATTGGCTTTGTCCGCAATTTGAACTAAGTCCTTGAGATCATTTGAGGATAATATATTCCATAATATACCTTATGCGAATCCGGGATATGAACTTGCCGTTCTGCCCCGCCCGACACCCTCTTGTCAAAGCTCATGTCTGTTGCGCGGCTCGTGCCTGTCGTCGTCCGTCCGATGGCGTGGCACCGACCGGACAGACTGCATGCCGTAGCGGCCGCCGGCGTGATGCCACCGTTTCCGTACACGTGGCGTTTGGCGCGCGGCTACTGCCGAACCGCCGACAGCGGTGACGAGTGATGATGCAAAATCATCCAGCGGCCCTCGCGCCTCACAACAACCATCGTGAACCGCGACGGTCGCGGCGCATCGTTTTCCGCAGCTCTGGCGAAACGATAAAATCCGGTTCCAACGACGGCGTTCTGGTCCAGGACGATGGTGCGTCTCTCCACGATCGTATTTTTTCGTCCGCTGCCGGGAAGGTCCTTGAAGTACTCTTTGATGGCGTCGCGCCCTTCCGAAATCACAGGACTGGTGGTGCCGAGCAAGACCGCGTCCGCGGCATAGAGATCCAGCAATCCCGCAGTGTCATTCGCGCTGTATTTCGCAGACCATTGGTCGATCACCGCGTTGGCCTCGTCAGCGGCCCCTGCAGCAGCGGTGGTCGCGGATGCCAGCGATATCAGCAAGGCCAATCCATGTCGTTGCATCGTCCTCTCCGTGGAAATGGATAGGGAAACTTCTACAGTTCCATCATATCACGTATTGACAGGAATTTGAGGATGGCTTCGCGGATCGCGCGCAAAGTCATGCCACCCGCCGCGTGGTCACCTGTCGTGCCCATACCAGGCCGCCTGCCCGCGCTCGCTCGGTCCGTTTACAGATGCCCGGAGCGCTCGGGCTTTCTGTCAGTCGGCTGAAAGCGGACCGTCGTGCCGACCGTGATCCAGTCGGCGTTTTCGCCGGTGATGTTGTGGCCGTAGATCACGTCGATGGAAAAGATCTCGTTCGGTCGGTAACGAATGCCGGTCTGCAATTTGGGCTGCACGACGCTGCGAATTTCGGATGGGCCGGCCTGCCCGTACATCTCGATCGTGTACTGGAACAGATCGGTCAGCTTCCAGTCGAAGCCGATGCCATAAGTCAGATAATGCCGATCGACGGTGCGGTCCCACAGCCAGCCGGCATTGAGATTGATCCGCATGACTTCCGACAGCCGGTAGGTCGCCGGGATTTCCGCGAACAGCGCCGTGGTCTGGCCGGTCTGGGCGTCAAAAGCGACGCTGCCCAGCGCCGAGACGCCGAATTTGCCAATTCCGGTCGGGATCAGGTTGATCTTGGCCTTGGGCGTGACGCTGGTGCCCCAGTCGCCGTCGGCACGAAACCGGTTGGTCAGTACGCTGAGTTCGACCGGGCGCACGATTTCCGCCACGCAGGACGGATTGGCGACGGCCGAAAAATCCGAATTCGTGGCGGTAGCGAGCCAGCTCTCGACCTTGCAGCTACCAACGTCGGAAATATCCGCGGCGTCCACGGCATAGGCGCCGTTGGCGGCGTGCGCGGCGCCGGCGCCGGCCAGCATCACGGCAAGGGTCGCAAGCGCCGGCAATCGTGATCTTGAGTACGCCATTCGCTAGCACTAGCTTAGTCCACAAAAGACGCCAGCTCTATTTGCACCCTAGCGTATGCAACGCACAGCGGGCTTTACGCCGCGGTTGCCGAATACTCACGCCAGCCCTTGGCGCGCAACTCGCAGGCTGGGCACTGGCCGCAGCCGTAACCCCAGTCGTGCAGGGCGCCCCGCTCGCCGAGATAGCAGGTGTGGGAATGCTCACGGATCAGGTCAACGAGGCCCTGCCCGCCAAGTTCATCGGCCAGCGCCCAGGTCGCCGCCTTGTCGCGCCACATCAGCGGCGTGTGCAGATGGAATTGCCGGTCCATGCCGAGGTTGAGCGCCTGCTGCAGCGCGCGGATGGTGTCGTCGCGGCAGTCGGGATAGCCGGAATAGTCGGTCTCGCACATGCCGCCGATGATGTGCGTGATGCCGCGGCGATAGGCCAGCGCCGCCGCAAAGGTCAGAAAGACGAGGTTACGGCCGGGCACGAAGGTGTTGGGCAGGCCGCCTGCCCCCATCTCGATCGCGACGTCGCGCGTCAGCGCGGTGTCGGAGATCACGCTCAGCGTCGGGATATCCAGCGTGTGGCTGTCGCCGAGCTTGGCCGCCCAATCGGGATCAAGCGCGCGCAGGCCGTCAAGCAGCTTTTCGCGGCTGTCGAGTTCGATCAGATGGCG
Coding sequences:
- a CDS encoding TRAP transporter substrate-binding protein, whose product is MSISRRTILKASAAATVLGGVGMPFVARAQSAEFVYKYANNLPDTHPLNVRAREMSAAIKAETQGRVDLQVFPNNQLGSDTDMLSQIRSGGVEFFTLSGLILATLVPAASINGIGFAFPDYDTVWKAMDGDLGAYVRGEITKANLVVMDKIWDNGFRQTTSSSRPINGPEDFKGFKIRVPVSPLWTSMFKAFDASPASINFSEVYSALQTRVVEGQENPLALISTAKLYEVQKYCSMTNHMWDGFWFLANRRAWEKLPADLRTIVAKNINAAAVNERVDTAKLNANVREDLTAKGLIFNQPTVAPFRDKLRQAGFYAEWKGKYGEQAWELLEKSVGKLA
- a CDS encoding SgcJ/EcaC family oxidoreductase; translated protein: MLISLASATTAAAGAADEANAVIDQWSAKYSANDTAGLLDLYAADAVLLGTTSPVISEGRDAIKEYFKDLPGSGRKNTIVERRTIVLDQNAVVGTGFYRFARAAENDAPRPSRFTMVVVRREGRWMILHHHSSPLSAVRQ
- the queC gene encoding 7-cyano-7-deazaguanine synthase QueC, with product MTDTFPDQTALVLFSGGQDSATCLAWALARFARVEMLGFSYGQRHLIELDSREKLLDGLRALDPDWAAKLGDSHTLDIPTLSVISDTALTRDVAIEMGAGGLPNTFVPGRNLVFLTFAAALAYRRGITHIIGGMCETDYSGYPDCRDDTIRALQQALNLGMDRQFHLHTPLMWRDKAATWALADELGGQGLVDLIREHSHTCYLGERGALHDWGYGCGQCPACELRAKGWREYSATAA